GAGCCGGTAGACCCGCTCCTCGTCCCCAGTCACCCCGATTGCGTCCAGCATCCGGCGAGCGTAAGGCACCGGCAACGGGAGCGAACGAGACAAAACCGGACAGCGCGCGGCGGGACCAGTCCTGGGGGAGCGGACTGCAACCGGTCTCGCCTCCCCGTTCAGGAGTCGGATCAGGAGCGCTCGGCGCGGCCGGACTCCTGGCAGGCCGTCAGCTCAGGCCGAACGCCGCCCACACGCACTTCCCGCCCTCGGCCGGGTCATAACCCCAGCGCCGGGACAACGCGCGCACCAGCTGAAGCCCCCGGCTGCGCGCCGCGGACGGGGCGACCGGTTCCTTCAACTGCGGAACGGCGGCGGAAGTGTCGAAAACCCGCACCATCAGTTCGCCGTCCTCAAGCCGCAGCTCCAAGCGGTCCGGGCGGTCGCCGTGCTCGAAGGCGTTGGTGACCAGTTCGGAGGTCGCGAGCAGGACGTCGTCGCGCACCTGGGCGGGGACGTCGACCTGGGCGAGCGCGGCGCGGACCTGGGCTCGCGCGATGGCGGGCGCGGTGACGTCGTCCGGAAGCTCCAGGCGCACGGTGGCGGCGGCCGCCCCGGTGCTCCTGGTCGGCATCCTCGACGTCGTCATGGCTTCTGCACCTCCCGGCCGCTCTGCTCGCATCTGGTGTTTACCCAACTCGGGGGAAACCGAATCAGGTGCCCTCGGTGATGTCAGTCTCCGCCAGTCCGGTACGGAGCTTTTTCAGCGTCGCCGCGAGCAGCCGCGACACCTGCATCTGGGAAACCCCGACGCGGCGCGCGATGTCCGATTGGCTCATCCCGGACCCGAAGCGCAACGCCACGATCTTGCGCTCGCGCTCCGGCAGACTGTCCAGCATCGGCCGCAGCGCCTCGCGCAGTTCGGCTTGGCCGAGGTTCGCGTCCGGCGCGCCGAAGCGGGTGTGCGCGGAGTTCTCCAGCAGGTTGTCCAGCGAGGCCCCGTACCGGCCCTGCCCCGCGCGCAGACCCTCGTAGACGTCCTCGATCGGCACGTCGAGATGCCGCGCGATCTCACTCGGCTTCGGGGCGCGCGAAAGCCGCACGGTCAGTTCCTCGCGGGCAGCTGAGATCGTCGCGTTGAGCTCCTTGAGCCGCCGCGGCACCCGGACCGACCAGCTGTTGTCGCGGAAATGGTGGCGCAATTCGCCGGAGATCGTCGGCACCGCGAAGGCCAGGAAGTCCGTGCCCTGCGTGGGGTCATAGCGGTCGACCGCGTGGATGAGGCCGACCGTCGCGATCTGCACGAGGTCGTCCATCGCCTCGTCGCGGTTGCGGAACTTCCGGGCGAGGTTGCGCGCCAGTTCGAGGTGCTCGCGCACCAGGATGTCCCGGATCTCCTCGCGGCGGGGCGAACGGTCGGGCAGCTGCGTCAGCTCGTGGAACAGGGCTGCCACGTCGGTGGGCTTGTCGCCGCCGGCGGGGTTCGTCACGAGCTGGCCGCCTCACTCTCCCGGACCAGTTGCACCCGGGAGAGGTACCGGCCGTTGGCCGGGGTCACGGTGCGCCGCGCGGAGGTCGCGAGCGCGGTCAGCAGCTGCCAGGACAGACCGGTCTCGTCGCCGTGCTCGGCGCGGTCGGAGACCACCGACACAGTGACCTCGATCCGGCCGTCCAGCCAGGAAAACACGCAGGTCAGCTTGCCGTCGGCGGCCGAGGGCAACAGCATCGAGCAGGCCTCGTCCACGGCCATCCGCAGGTCCTCGACCGCGTCCAGGTCGAAGTCCTGGCGCATCGCGATGTCGGCGACGATGGTGCGCAGGGTGGGCACCACGTGCGGGATAGCCGCCGTCCGCACCTCGATGAGCTGTGCGTCCTCGCGCTCGAGCGGGGCGTTCTCCTCCACGTGCTGTTCCTCTCTCCGGCGTGCTTCGCCAGTCTTTCGTGCCCGGTCTGCCACATGCCCGGGGGGTGAGCAAACCAAACCCGCGTTTGACCGCCGCGACCGGCGGGCATGTAGCGGTCGAGTGCTGATCCCGGGAAAGGTGGGGACGACATGGCTGACGTGAGCCGACTGCCGAACGTGGTGGCCGAGGAGTGGGAGTGGCAGCTTCAAGGCTCGTGCCGCGGA
The nucleotide sequence above comes from Amycolatopsis sp. AA4. Encoded proteins:
- a CDS encoding ATP-binding protein, which codes for MTTSRMPTRSTGAAAATVRLELPDDVTAPAIARAQVRAALAQVDVPAQVRDDVLLATSELVTNAFEHGDRPDRLELRLEDGELMVRVFDTSAAVPQLKEPVAPSAARSRGLQLVRALSRRWGYDPAEGGKCVWAAFGLS
- a CDS encoding SigB/SigF/SigG family RNA polymerase sigma factor, whose amino-acid sequence is MTNPAGGDKPTDVAALFHELTQLPDRSPRREEIRDILVREHLELARNLARKFRNRDEAMDDLVQIATVGLIHAVDRYDPTQGTDFLAFAVPTISGELRHHFRDNSWSVRVPRRLKELNATISAAREELTVRLSRAPKPSEIARHLDVPIEDVYEGLRAGQGRYGASLDNLLENSAHTRFGAPDANLGQAELREALRPMLDSLPERERKIVALRFGSGMSQSDIARRVGVSQMQVSRLLAATLKKLRTGLAETDITEGT
- a CDS encoding anti-sigma factor, with protein sequence MEENAPLEREDAQLIEVRTAAIPHVVPTLRTIVADIAMRQDFDLDAVEDLRMAVDEACSMLLPSAADGKLTCVFSWLDGRIEVTVSVVSDRAEHGDETGLSWQLLTALATSARRTVTPANGRYLSRVQLVRESEAASS